The genomic stretch GCCCGCGCGTGGCTCGGGAGGGAAGGGCGTGCTCGTCATCGTCCATCGGGAAGGTGATTGGTTCTTCAAGCCCAGCGGTGCACGTCTCTCGCTCGACGAGATCCGCCATCATTGCTCGAATATACTGGCGGGGCTCTTTTCGCTTGGTGGAAAACGTGACGTCGCGTTGATCGAATACCGCGTCCATCCCGCGCGAGTGCTTACCGAGATCAGCTTTCAGGGTGCGCCGGATATCCGCGTGGTGATGCTTCACGGCTACCCGGTCATGGCCATGCTGCGCGCCGCGACGCGTGAATCCGACGGCCGCGCTAATCTTCACCAAGGGGCGGTCGGCATCGGCATCGACCTTGCCACCGGACGTACGATCCGCGCCGTACATCACGGCCACCCCATCGAACGGCACCCTGACCTGAAGGTTCCCGTCGTTGGCATCCAACTCCCGCATTGGGACGCCATCCTCGACATCGCCGTGACCTGTCACGAAATGACCGGCCTCGGCTACCTTGGCGTGGACCTGATGATCGATGAGGAAAAGGGCCCGCTGATGATCGAGGTCAATGCGCGTCCGGGCCTTGCCATTCAGCTTGCAAATGGAGTCGGCCTGTTGCGACGCCTTGAGCCTGCCCACGAGCGGAGGATCAGCCATCCGCATGATAGCCATCAGCAGAAGATCGACTTCTCGCGCGAGACATTTGCGGCTTGAGCCGTGAAGCTTTCTAACAGCCGCTGAGTGCCCGGGCTTCGCTGTCGCGAGTCAGTCTGCGTTTAGAACACTGCGAAACGCACGTGCTGCACTTCGCTATCGCGATCTAACGGGTTTGGGGTGCGACTTGGATAGGACAATGCCGAATGCAAGGGAGCGAAGAAAACCCTTATGGAATAAGGTTTTCCGGGCCACTGGTAGAAGTACTAGAGTCCCTATAGAATTGTATAGGACGTAGGGAAATATCCCTAATCGGGCTCTTTACGCACGCATCGTGCTGGCGTGACGGGCCTCCAATGAGTGTTCCGGATCCGCTATTAATGCAGTCCCGTGGCCACTCTAACAGAATAAAACCCGGCCACCTCTATTACCCAACCACATACAATGACCCGATCTTGCCTCTTTCCGCTCATCGCGGGTTCCTTGCTGCTCCCGGCCTCTGCACAGACGCTTCTCTTCTGGGATAATTTCGACAGCGGTGGGCCGCGATACGACTTGGATCCGTCGCCTTTGGCAGGCCGGCGCTCCGGAACGGAAGCCGGACTCATGGTCCGCTCCTCGCAGAAGCAGCACCTGAACATCAACAACCAATTGTACATGTGGGCCAATGGTCGCGTGCGCTTCCAGAAGGATACCAGCACCTGGTGCAACTGGGCGGCCCTCAGCCCGGCTTCTCCCGATATTGCCAGCGCGGGCGGGCTGTGTGTGGAGTTTGACATCACGTATGCCTTCGACACGACGCCCGCAAACTGGATGGGCTTCGCGATCGGCATCGCGGGCCCCAGTGTCGCTGAACCGGGCGAGCGCACGCCCCACGCGGGGACGGACTATGGCTTCAAGATCGGCAAGGATGGCACCCATACGCGCTTCGGTAATGGTGTGGCCATCGGCACCCCGGTGACAGGGTCCTCGGGCCTCGGCCGCCATGTGAAGCTGGAGTATGTTTTCTCCTCT from Luteolibacter arcticus encodes the following:
- a CDS encoding alpha-L-glutamate ligase-like protein — protein: MQRRWWHRWIRTPAELRAMGVVGINMRNARFLLPNNPRRLYDLVDNKLRTKELAVERNLAIPETYGVIRSPHDTAVIQKFLGTRDSFVIKPARGSGGKGVLVIVHREGDWFFKPSGARLSLDEIRHHCSNILAGLFSLGGKRDVALIEYRVHPARVLTEISFQGAPDIRVVMLHGYPVMAMLRAATRESDGRANLHQGAVGIGIDLATGRTIRAVHHGHPIERHPDLKVPVVGIQLPHWDAILDIAVTCHEMTGLGYLGVDLMIDEEKGPLMIEVNARPGLAIQLANGVGLLRRLEPAHERRISHPHDSHQQKIDFSRETFAA